The sequence below is a genomic window from Aureispira sp. CCB-E.
ACTTATTCTTGGAGCAGATTATTATGTTCAATCCTCTGTTCAAAACAAATTATACAAGAATATTGAGACCATTCCTTACAATAAAGTAGGGCTAGTCCTTGGCACTGTAAAGTTGCTTCAAAATGGAAATTTGAATCGCTATTACAAATATCGGATAGAAGCTGCGGCAGCACTATTCAAAGCTGGGAAAATTGACTTTATTTTAGTTAGTGGTGACAACAGCCGAAAAGGATATGATGAGCCTACGGACATGAAAGAAGACTTAATAAAAAAAGGCATTCCTGAGCACAAGATTTTTCTAGATTATGCAGGTTTTAGAACTTTAGATTCTGTCGTTCGTAGCAACGTTATATTTGGACAAAAAAACATTACCATTATTTCCCAAAAATTTCACAATGAGCGTGCGGTCTTCATTGCCAACCACAAACACATCAATGCGATTGGCTTCGAAGCCAAAGATGTTTCCATTCGAGCAGGTTTGAAAGTCCAAATTCGAGAAAAACTAGCCCGAGTCAAAGTTTTGATTGACGTTTTGTTTGGGGTTCAACCTAAATATCTAGGGAAACAAATCGAAATTCGGTAAAAGCGATAATCCCTACTTTAGGTGTACTTATCCACCCAAGTCAAAAGCTTGTTGAGTTCGTATGGGCTATTCTTATAGGCTTCTATAAAATGTGCTCTAAGATTGATAAAAACCTGTTTTCGCTCCGTTCGACTAGGACTTTTGCATGCTTTCTGAATCGCATTTAAAAAGGTTGAGAAATTAGCATCATTGTATTTTTTTCGTTTCAATGTCTTGATATAATTTTCTAAGAATTGAAAGTTTTCTAGTTCATAATGACAAGTAATCATCATAAAATCTACTTTAATCCGACTTGCTATATTAGCATCATCTTTGTAACAATCCCAATAAGCATTGATGCTATTCAAACAAGCATTGTAATCTTTGAGTTTTAGATAGGATTCTATTATTGAGAGCTGAACCACCTTTAAGAGTACAGGGTTTAATGCCGCAATATATTTACTCGT
It includes:
- a CDS encoding ElyC/SanA/YdcF family protein, encoding MKKKLMSILLSSFFFLVVLILGADYYVQSSVQNKLYKNIETIPYNKVGLVLGTVKLLQNGNLNRYYKYRIEAAAALFKAGKIDFILVSGDNSRKGYDEPTDMKEDLIKKGIPEHKIFLDYAGFRTLDSVVRSNVIFGQKNITIISQKFHNERAVFIANHKHINAIGFEAKDVSIRAGLKVQIREKLARVKVLIDVLFGVQPKYLGKQIEIR